One window from the genome of Haloarcula sp. CBA1127 encodes:
- a CDS encoding ABC transporter permease, protein MSTRTDTSSNAVVASSFEVDLRRYLRGLGGLLVFLLIWWVGAMSTQPSYLVPSPLESVHAFIDLFATSTAIVVPVLESSLVLPTGLAHLVQTLFHYVPGLLLGALCGISLGLAMGWNGALDDWFRPLVRVLRPIPPLAWVVFAIVWFGIHHTGAAFIVFVGAFWINFYGAYGGVEGVSSDLTDAASTLGVEREFSMLKLVVLPSAAPQVLTGFRTSIGRCWMIVVGAELFGAPGVGYEIINASNNLVMATSVAYMFVISLAFLCMDVGFRLVERRVLAWR, encoded by the coding sequence ATGAGTACACGTACCGACACCAGTTCCAACGCGGTGGTCGCCAGCAGCTTCGAGGTGGACCTACGGCGGTATCTCCGCGGCCTGGGCGGCCTCCTCGTGTTCCTGCTCATCTGGTGGGTTGGCGCAATGTCGACCCAACCGTCGTATCTGGTGCCGAGCCCCCTCGAATCAGTACACGCGTTTATCGACCTGTTTGCGACCTCGACGGCCATTGTAGTTCCCGTTCTGGAGTCGAGTCTCGTACTACCGACTGGGCTCGCACACCTCGTACAGACGCTGTTCCACTACGTGCCGGGGCTCCTTCTCGGCGCGCTCTGTGGCATCAGTCTCGGCCTTGCGATGGGCTGGAACGGGGCACTTGACGACTGGTTTCGGCCGCTCGTCCGGGTACTGCGGCCGATTCCGCCGCTCGCGTGGGTTGTCTTTGCCATCGTCTGGTTCGGTATCCACCACACCGGCGCGGCGTTCATCGTCTTCGTCGGCGCGTTCTGGATCAACTTCTACGGCGCCTACGGTGGTGTGGAGGGGGTTTCGAGCGACCTGACCGACGCCGCGTCGACGCTCGGTGTGGAACGCGAGTTCTCAATGCTGAAACTCGTCGTGCTCCCCAGCGCCGCTCCACAAGTGTTGACAGGATTCCGAACGAGCATCGGCCGGTGCTGGATGATCGTTGTGGGTGCCGAGCTGTTCGGCGCACCAGGCGTCGGCTACGAGATCATCAACGCCTCGAACAACCTCGTGATGGCCACCAGTGTCGCGTATATGTTCGTGATCAGCCTCGCGTTCCTCTGTATGGATGTCGGATTTCGCCTCGTCGAACGGAGGGTGCTTGCGTGGCGATGA
- a CDS encoding coenzyme F420-0:L-glutamate ligase, protein MTELTFHGLDIGRVEPNDDLVDRIVDTTAEEYPLTDGDIVVVTAKVVSFAENRLVEADEIEVTDRDRRVADITGIDPREVAVIYDESEVIGAIPIAEVGEDLLLDHAVDPDAAQEALDEVPAMLLTERNGRLCTNAGVDWSNSPDGIMTLLPEDPDESARRLREGIAARTGADVAVVLADSEIAGPGSMDLAIGCSGIEATDNNFGRTDLYGEPKVGGVDLVADELTAGSALLFGQADEQIPVTIVRGLEYEDGEGVPNSGGVVRRGLRKSVQLTARLKAREWF, encoded by the coding sequence ATGACAGAACTAACGTTCCACGGACTTGATATCGGGCGAGTCGAGCCAAACGACGACCTCGTCGACCGAATCGTCGACACGACAGCTGAAGAGTATCCCCTGACAGACGGTGACATTGTCGTCGTCACCGCGAAGGTCGTCTCGTTCGCCGAGAATCGCCTCGTCGAAGCCGACGAGATTGAGGTGACCGACCGCGACCGTCGGGTGGCCGATATCACCGGAATCGACCCGCGGGAAGTGGCCGTAATTTACGATGAAAGCGAGGTTATCGGTGCGATCCCGATTGCAGAGGTCGGCGAAGACCTGCTACTAGATCACGCTGTTGACCCCGACGCGGCGCAGGAAGCGCTCGACGAGGTACCAGCGATGCTCCTGACCGAGCGGAACGGTCGACTCTGTACGAACGCAGGCGTCGATTGGTCAAACAGTCCAGACGGGATTATGACGTTATTGCCTGAAGATCCTGATGAGAGTGCGCGTCGCCTGCGCGAGGGAATTGCGGCCCGCACAGGCGCAGATGTGGCTGTCGTCCTAGCCGACTCGGAAATCGCCGGGCCGGGTTCGATGGATCTGGCGATCGGGTGCTCAGGGATCGAAGCGACCGATAACAACTTCGGACGGACAGACCTGTACGGAGAGCCGAAGGTCGGCGGTGTCGACCTCGTCGCGGACGAACTCACCGCCGGATCAGCATTGCTCTTCGGACAGGCGGACGAACAGATTCCGGTTACGATCGTCCGAGGGTTGGAGTACGAAGATGGAGAGGGCGTACCGAATTCGGGCGGCGTCGTCCGCCGCGGACTCCGTAAGAGCGTCCAGTTGACGGCTCGCCTGAAGGCCCGCGAGTGGTTCTGA
- a CDS encoding ABC transporter substrate-binding protein, whose protein sequence is MVQLTRRRLLQGAGITAVTTTGLTGCLGRRSGSLNSLTLAYVPIYPNMQHYVMEQEGYYENVAADVTIERFSSGPSVVKAFASGDVDVALFGITPAIVLVDKGTDAGVLAANSRNGFKIMGTTELADRYEQEGAATFEHFEEEYGRKVQFGAPPDGSVPDIVLRYWFQEDLAVGKMDSVINKSKVPPAKAVQTIQSGDIDATIIQEPFATIIDREDGFAELAWSGNILENHPVTVLFANQQVLDDSEVAQSLVEQHVAATDFTESSPDTAAAHAASVIGSSISEDEDLATAAVDSKASEFISSPHTITEQAATMGEFVANVGNIEDPVATENLFAFDPYDAIQE, encoded by the coding sequence ATGGTCCAACTCACGCGGCGACGGTTGCTCCAAGGCGCAGGCATAACTGCAGTTACTACAACGGGACTCACCGGCTGTCTCGGGCGAAGGAGTGGCTCACTCAACTCCCTGACCCTCGCCTACGTCCCGATCTACCCGAACATGCAACACTATGTGATGGAACAGGAGGGCTACTACGAGAACGTCGCCGCGGACGTCACTATCGAGCGATTCAGCTCGGGGCCGAGCGTCGTCAAGGCCTTCGCGAGCGGCGATGTCGATGTCGCGCTCTTCGGCATCACCCCGGCGATAGTCCTCGTCGACAAGGGCACGGACGCAGGCGTTCTCGCGGCGAATTCGAGAAACGGCTTCAAGATCATGGGGACGACCGAACTCGCCGACCGCTACGAACAGGAGGGTGCAGCCACGTTCGAGCACTTCGAGGAAGAGTATGGTCGTAAGGTCCAGTTCGGTGCACCACCGGACGGAAGCGTTCCCGATATCGTCCTCCGGTACTGGTTTCAGGAGGATCTCGCAGTCGGTAAGATGGACTCCGTCATCAACAAGTCGAAGGTCCCGCCGGCGAAGGCGGTCCAGACAATCCAGTCGGGTGACATCGACGCCACGATCATCCAGGAACCGTTCGCAACCATCATCGACCGAGAGGACGGCTTCGCCGAACTCGCTTGGTCCGGGAACATCCTAGAGAACCACCCGGTTACGGTGCTGTTCGCGAACCAGCAGGTGCTTGACGACAGTGAGGTCGCACAATCACTGGTCGAACAGCACGTAGCTGCGACCGATTTCACCGAATCTTCGCCGGATACAGCCGCAGCCCACGCCGCATCTGTAATCGGCTCCAGCATAAGCGAGGACGAGGACCTCGCGACGGCCGCCGTAGACTCGAAGGCATCCGAGTTCATTTCGAGCCCGCACACGATCACCGAACAGGCCGCGACGATGGGCGAGTTCGTCGCCAACGTTGGCAACATTGAGGACCCGGTCGCGACTGAAAATCTGTTTGCATTCGACCCTTACGACGCCATCCAAGAATGA
- a CDS encoding amphi-Trp domain-containing protein, with the protein MPEEVLFKSESDQSREEIASYLRKVADNLDSGSDINLKAGSESVTLNPPARPTFEVKAEREGPADNMTELSVEFELEWDENDGEEGGESGQLEIE; encoded by the coding sequence ATGCCCGAAGAAGTCCTATTCAAGTCAGAAAGTGACCAGAGCCGAGAAGAGATCGCATCGTACCTCCGGAAAGTCGCGGATAATCTTGATAGCGGAAGCGATATCAACCTGAAAGCAGGCTCCGAGTCTGTAACGCTGAATCCCCCTGCCCGACCGACCTTCGAGGTCAAAGCCGAACGCGAAGGGCCGGCAGATAATATGACTGAATTAAGTGTCGAATTCGAACTCGAATGGGACGAAAATGATGGCGAGGAGGGCGGCGAAAGTGGGCAGTTAGAAATCGAGTAA
- a CDS encoding CNNM domain-containing protein has translation MPISLVTWLRLFGGVALLLGNSFFVTTEFAMTRVRQFEEAEFLGNGRGLERAWNMTKRLEIFLTGCQVGITICSVGLGVVAEPAVTAVLGPLLGAVGVTGGGHTTLSVLLALVVVNLMHVIVGEQAPTYLGIERAKFVAGYGSGPLYVWTKLMYPVIIAADWVAKALLGLFGVEISRSWTESETEGDLATTRAELRSEMGESLSRLDISEERRSEVINALDIGATPVSEIMVERSDIVALSTTDGFETNMDRIDGMPYVRFPLIEDSLGSFVGVVYAPTVLHNYETLDSGTTTLEELATSPLTVAAETTISDFIDRCQAESQELALVVADDDVVGLLTATDAFEAITGELEDPMDRAAE, from the coding sequence ATGCCTATCTCGCTGGTAACGTGGCTCCGTCTGTTCGGTGGTGTCGCCCTCCTCCTGGGAAACAGCTTTTTTGTCACGACCGAGTTCGCGATGACCCGCGTCAGGCAGTTCGAGGAGGCAGAGTTTCTCGGCAATGGCCGTGGACTCGAACGCGCCTGGAACATGACCAAGCGATTGGAGATATTCCTCACAGGCTGTCAGGTGGGGATTACCATCTGTAGTGTCGGCCTAGGTGTGGTCGCTGAACCGGCCGTCACAGCAGTTCTGGGACCACTACTGGGTGCAGTTGGTGTCACCGGCGGCGGACACACGACACTGTCTGTCCTCCTCGCGTTGGTCGTTGTCAATCTCATGCACGTTATCGTCGGTGAACAGGCACCGACGTATCTGGGAATCGAGCGTGCCAAGTTCGTCGCTGGATACGGATCGGGACCGCTGTACGTCTGGACAAAGCTCATGTATCCAGTGATCATCGCAGCGGACTGGGTAGCCAAAGCGTTGCTGGGCCTCTTCGGCGTCGAAATCTCCCGTTCGTGGACCGAATCGGAGACCGAGGGCGATCTCGCAACGACTCGGGCTGAACTGCGTAGCGAGATGGGTGAGTCGCTCAGCCGACTCGACATCTCCGAAGAGCGACGGAGTGAAGTTATCAACGCCCTCGATATCGGCGCGACGCCGGTCAGTGAGATCATGGTTGAGCGCAGTGACATCGTCGCGCTCTCGACGACCGATGGTTTCGAGACGAACATGGACCGGATCGACGGAATGCCATACGTCCGCTTTCCGTTGATCGAAGACTCACTGGGCTCGTTCGTGGGTGTTGTCTACGCGCCGACGGTGCTACACAACTACGAAACGCTGGATTCGGGGACGACCACACTCGAAGAACTGGCAACCTCGCCGCTAACCGTCGCTGCTGAGACGACTATCAGTGACTTCATCGACCGGTGTCAGGCCGAAAGTCAGGAACTCGCTCTCGTGGTTGCAGACGACGATGTCGTTGGTCTCCTCACCGCGACAGACGCCTTCGAGGCAATCACCGGTGAACTCGAAGACCCAATGGATCGCGCGGCCGAGTGA
- a CDS encoding helix-turn-helix domain-containing protein encodes MARLLPTQTDAAVERSDNPAILSLDDDTTREVIEALSSETAYEIFQLLNETPATPARIAEQLGQSLQNVHYHLENLEAAGIIEVTDTCYSEKGREMSVYVVSEDPTLLFLGTEDDRPSLKRAFKSFASLLGPPSILLAIGESISQFITAE; translated from the coding sequence ATGGCACGACTTCTTCCAACACAAACTGACGCCGCCGTCGAACGAAGTGATAACCCCGCTATTTTGAGTCTCGATGACGACACAACACGAGAGGTAATCGAAGCGTTGTCCTCCGAGACTGCGTACGAGATTTTCCAACTGCTCAACGAAACGCCAGCGACACCGGCACGGATCGCTGAACAACTCGGCCAGAGCCTGCAGAACGTTCACTATCATTTGGAGAATCTCGAAGCGGCTGGCATAATCGAAGTGACTGACACCTGCTATTCGGAAAAAGGCCGCGAGATGAGTGTATACGTCGTATCTGAAGACCCGACACTTCTCTTCCTCGGCACTGAGGACGACCGCCCGAGTCTCAAACGAGCGTTCAAATCGTTCGCTTCGCTGCTCGGTCCCCCATCGATTTTACTTGCTATCGGCGAATCCATCTCACAGTTCATCACTGCCGAATGA
- a CDS encoding ABC transporter substrate-binding protein: MRRRTYLASGTVIASGLLAGCRSGSSESESTPEAADSYTVSMEPMGPVTFDGPPEDWVALLPSYADMGMALDAGQTLGIQLPYRYATEFYEELPGVEYDPDAVTTLNQDGVDKERFYQMDADVHFMEPNQLRNWYDWDERDIQEVKENIGPFFGNFIRRRSDDWHDYPYYSLYEAFEKIAQVFDREQRYQQFASFHEEFLTNLQERLPETTPEAALLYPADETPETFYPYQLYDGGVGKKHWRDLRLRDAFEGTDVGHYSGNTSLKVDFETLLDIDPDVLLVRGQVEKDQATFEETIVESLRNNPVASELTAVQNDAVYRGGYLDQGPIINLFQTEVAAQRIYSDVFSDETLFDRQRVADIINGDG, encoded by the coding sequence ATGCGACGACGAACCTATCTCGCAAGTGGAACAGTAATCGCAAGTGGTCTGCTGGCAGGCTGTCGTAGTGGGAGCAGTGAGAGTGAGTCAACGCCTGAAGCGGCCGACTCTTACACTGTCTCGATGGAACCGATGGGGCCCGTAACCTTCGATGGGCCTCCCGAAGATTGGGTGGCACTGCTCCCGAGCTACGCCGACATGGGAATGGCCCTTGACGCAGGCCAGACGCTCGGCATACAGTTGCCATACCGGTATGCCACCGAGTTTTACGAAGAACTTCCCGGTGTCGAGTACGACCCCGATGCGGTGACGACACTCAATCAGGACGGTGTCGACAAGGAGCGGTTCTACCAGATGGATGCCGACGTCCACTTCATGGAACCAAACCAGCTACGCAACTGGTACGACTGGGACGAGCGAGACATTCAGGAAGTCAAAGAGAACATCGGTCCCTTCTTTGGGAACTTCATCCGGCGGCGTAGCGACGACTGGCACGACTACCCGTACTACTCACTGTACGAGGCCTTTGAGAAGATTGCACAGGTCTTCGACCGCGAGCAGCGCTACCAGCAGTTCGCGTCGTTCCACGAGGAGTTCCTGACCAACCTCCAGGAGCGACTGCCCGAAACGACTCCAGAGGCGGCACTGCTCTACCCCGCAGACGAGACACCGGAGACGTTCTACCCCTACCAGCTCTACGACGGTGGTGTCGGAAAGAAACACTGGCGTGATCTACGGCTCCGGGACGCTTTCGAGGGGACCGACGTCGGACACTATTCGGGCAACACGAGTCTCAAAGTGGATTTCGAGACGCTGCTGGATATTGACCCGGATGTCCTGCTGGTCCGCGGGCAGGTCGAAAAGGATCAGGCGACGTTCGAGGAGACTATCGTTGAGTCGCTACGGAACAACCCTGTGGCCAGCGAACTGACCGCCGTCCAGAACGACGCGGTCTACCGCGGCGGATACCTCGATCAGGGACCGATCATCAACCTCTTCCAGACCGAAGTCGCGGCCCAGCGGATCTACTCCGACGTGTTCTCCGATGAGACGCTGTTCGACCGGCAAAGGGTCGCGGATATCATCAACGGCGATGGCTAA
- a CDS encoding ABC transporter ATP-binding protein, which yields MAMSEQSSTEPEKVPSEKITVRNVSKAYESTQALDDVSFSVTEGEFCCVVGPSGCGKTTLLRAIAGLDDPDSGSVLVGEEPVTAPGLDRGMVFQEYALFPWRTVHGNVRFGLDRPSCECVDCEARVRELVDLVGLEEFEDAYPEELSGGMKQRVGIARALAPDPEILLMDEPFGSVDARTRDRLHAELLAIWAQTEQTVVFVTHDIDEAVTLADRVVVMDADPGTVQVTIPIDIERPHDRTAHEFVDYVARIRDELGSPVDERY from the coding sequence GTGGCGATGAGTGAGCAATCATCCACAGAGCCCGAGAAGGTGCCCAGCGAGAAAATCACTGTTCGGAACGTCAGCAAGGCGTACGAGTCGACGCAAGCGCTCGATGACGTCTCGTTCTCGGTGACGGAAGGCGAGTTCTGCTGTGTCGTCGGACCGTCAGGCTGTGGAAAGACCACACTGTTGCGAGCGATTGCGGGACTCGACGACCCGGACAGTGGGTCGGTCCTTGTCGGCGAAGAACCGGTCACCGCTCCGGGTCTCGACCGAGGTATGGTCTTCCAAGAATACGCCCTGTTCCCGTGGCGAACCGTCCACGGGAACGTCCGGTTCGGCCTCGACCGCCCCTCGTGTGAGTGCGTGGACTGCGAGGCGCGAGTTCGGGAGCTGGTCGACCTCGTCGGACTCGAGGAGTTCGAGGATGCGTACCCGGAGGAGCTGTCCGGCGGCATGAAACAGCGCGTCGGCATCGCTCGCGCACTTGCCCCAGACCCGGAGATTCTCCTGATGGACGAGCCGTTCGGAAGCGTGGACGCACGGACCCGCGACCGCTTGCACGCCGAACTACTGGCTATCTGGGCTCAGACCGAACAGACGGTCGTGTTCGTCACGCACGACATCGACGAGGCGGTGACGCTGGCCGACCGGGTCGTCGTGATGGACGCCGACCCGGGAACCGTACAGGTGACCATCCCTATCGACATAGAGCGGCCGCACGACCGAACAGCCCACGAGTTCGTCGACTACGTGGCCCGCATCAGAGACGAGCTCGGGAGCCCGGTCGATGAAAGATACTGA
- a CDS encoding ABC transporter ATP-binding protein — MTQRNQAPDGAQSGATVVEVQNVSKAFSPKRSVLNRLRGSDPSAKAVCDVSLAVQRGETLGLVGESGCGKSTLAKLITGQLTPDSGKVRLDGTSVGGLSERSTAQRRRVGVVFQHARGSFDPQWPVGRSIAEATGGATTASIHGTGPDAVAELLGSVDLAPEIADRYPRELSGGQIQRVALARTIAHDPDVIVLDEPVSGLDMATQARVLSLLVDVQQQFGVGYLFISHDLDVVRFLADRVAVMYAGEIVEVGQANKLFQSPNRPYTEALIRAIPSDDPRDPPPAPLDGAPPDPAGRPEGCPFHPRCPAGTQSCQEHHPSLETVRETHVRCLHAPDATGETSISKTHTGDGLLDE; from the coding sequence ATGACACAGCGTAACCAAGCTCCGGACGGTGCGCAGTCTGGTGCTACCGTGGTCGAAGTACAAAACGTCTCGAAAGCGTTCTCACCGAAGCGATCAGTGCTTAACCGGTTGCGTGGCAGTGATCCATCGGCGAAAGCGGTCTGTGATGTGTCTCTGGCGGTCCAACGTGGTGAAACGCTGGGGCTTGTTGGTGAGAGTGGCTGCGGGAAGTCAACGCTCGCGAAACTCATCACCGGACAGCTCACCCCGGACAGTGGCAAAGTTCGTCTCGATGGAACGAGCGTCGGTGGCCTCTCAGAGCGGTCCACCGCACAACGGCGGCGAGTCGGCGTCGTGTTTCAACACGCTCGGGGGAGCTTTGATCCCCAGTGGCCTGTTGGCCGGTCAATTGCTGAAGCCACTGGCGGTGCAACCACGGCGTCGATACATGGAACCGGGCCTGACGCCGTTGCTGAGCTCTTGGGTAGCGTCGACCTCGCTCCAGAAATCGCTGATCGGTATCCGAGGGAACTCTCTGGCGGACAGATACAGCGCGTCGCTCTCGCCCGGACTATCGCGCACGACCCTGACGTAATCGTCCTCGATGAACCGGTTTCCGGACTTGATATGGCAACACAGGCGAGAGTGTTGTCACTTCTTGTGGACGTACAACAGCAGTTTGGTGTCGGCTACCTGTTTATTTCCCATGACCTCGATGTCGTCAGGTTCCTCGCCGACAGGGTCGCGGTAATGTATGCTGGTGAGATCGTCGAAGTCGGGCAAGCAAACAAACTGTTCCAGTCCCCTAACCGTCCATATACTGAAGCGTTAATTCGTGCGATTCCAAGTGATGACCCACGAGATCCACCACCAGCGCCGCTTGACGGTGCTCCCCCAGACCCAGCAGGTAGACCGGAAGGATGTCCGTTCCATCCACGTTGTCCGGCCGGGACACAATCGTGTCAGGAGCACCATCCGTCACTCGAAACGGTTCGAGAGACACACGTCCGGTGCCTTCATGCTCCGGATGCAACAGGCGAAACTAGCATAAGTAAGACCCATACTGGAGATGGACTCTTAGATGAGTGA
- a CDS encoding PQQ-binding-like beta-propeller repeat protein has translation MPSTRRRFLGLAASGIIGSAGFTSLDTQERIDSQSPSDWPMGRYDPPGTGYNPTVSGPKDNVAVAWTHQAPDWFRGSTQPIRRGKTLYVGGNGLLALDTETGKRRFSFQGPYHSTPAIAPASIYQTKTLGITGPAGVYGLNASGGRALPFTDMSVGGERWTGPQSPTPGFFGPAESTTPVTANGTIYTALPRTNSVVALNPNNGEILWQQTHHRDEAISGTYNRPAVDDGIVFVTTWPQQATAYRADTGEQQWHRELEEMTVLPPVATDEGIVIPTRESVQLRARSDGTLLWERNLDGNVTDSTPAVANGTIFVADERESLHALSLATGETRWTVPFDGKTTPVVADGCVYAVDSLWALEAFDVATGEKQFEYHPSEVPLSPPIVGDGMLYLANRGRVLALEEA, from the coding sequence ATGCCCTCCACACGACGTCGATTTCTTGGATTAGCCGCCTCAGGAATTATCGGTTCAGCTGGCTTCACATCTCTCGATACGCAGGAACGTATTGATAGTCAATCACCTTCCGACTGGCCGATGGGCCGATACGATCCTCCCGGAACCGGGTACAACCCCACAGTATCAGGTCCAAAAGACAATGTGGCTGTTGCGTGGACACACCAAGCCCCGGACTGGTTTCGGGGGAGTACCCAACCGATCCGCCGTGGGAAGACGCTATACGTCGGTGGCAACGGACTGCTTGCACTCGATACCGAGACTGGGAAGCGGCGGTTCAGTTTCCAGGGGCCGTATCACTCAACTCCAGCGATCGCCCCAGCGTCGATCTATCAGACGAAGACACTCGGTATAACCGGGCCAGCTGGGGTTTACGGGCTTAACGCCAGTGGCGGACGGGCACTCCCCTTCACAGATATGAGTGTCGGCGGCGAGCGATGGACAGGACCGCAATCGCCGACGCCCGGTTTCTTCGGGCCGGCCGAGTCAACAACTCCGGTCACTGCGAACGGGACGATATACACGGCACTACCTAGGACGAACTCAGTCGTAGCCCTGAACCCGAACAATGGGGAGATTTTGTGGCAACAGACCCATCACAGAGACGAGGCGATCAGTGGGACGTACAACAGACCCGCGGTGGACGACGGCATCGTGTTCGTCACCACATGGCCCCAACAGGCTACTGCGTATCGTGCTGATACTGGTGAGCAACAGTGGCACCGGGAACTCGAAGAGATGACAGTTCTGCCGCCAGTGGCGACAGACGAGGGCATCGTCATTCCGACGCGTGAGTCAGTTCAGTTGCGTGCCCGATCCGATGGTACGCTCCTGTGGGAACGCAATCTCGACGGGAATGTCACCGACAGCACGCCAGCAGTAGCCAACGGGACGATATTCGTTGCCGATGAGCGGGAGTCACTGCACGCGCTCTCGCTGGCAACCGGCGAGACACGGTGGACAGTTCCGTTCGACGGAAAAACGACGCCGGTTGTCGCTGACGGTTGCGTCTACGCGGTGGACTCACTCTGGGCACTGGAGGCGTTCGACGTCGCCACGGGTGAGAAGCAGTTCGAGTACCATCCTTCGGAAGTACCCCTCTCGCCACCGATAGTCGGAGATGGTATGCTGTATCTGGCAAATCGTGGCCGAGTTCTCGCACTGGAGGAAGCATAA
- a CDS encoding ABC transporter ATP-binding protein, with product MHESLLRVENLHICFDTDRGTVDAVNGVSFTVDRGEIVGILGESGSGKSATAQSICRLESPGNIVGGSITFAGRELTTAAEATLCRLRGNSISMVFQDPTETLNPVFSVGEQIAESVRIHESGGKQRLLDFLGVSPFRDQSAWEDAHKRAIELMEQVGIPNPAASVSSFPHELSGGLRQRAVLATALASEPALLIADEPTTALDTTTQADILRRLRSLRDEQNTSILLISHDLGVIAQTCDRVVVLYDGQVMEAGPVERILTAPKHPYTRALLSCSVRNADADECGHSAPVRPQDHTGSHEGCPFADHCQHVTDACRSGPIQTTEVASDHRLACVEAPVTEAQSVSEQQERPAADGGQQHDTA from the coding sequence ATGCACGAATCACTGCTTCGCGTCGAGAACCTGCATATTTGTTTCGACACCGATCGAGGGACCGTTGACGCGGTCAACGGGGTATCGTTCACTGTTGACCGCGGCGAGATTGTCGGCATACTGGGCGAAAGTGGGAGCGGCAAGTCCGCTACTGCCCAATCAATTTGCCGACTTGAGTCCCCCGGAAATATTGTTGGCGGTTCGATTACCTTTGCTGGGAGAGAGCTGACAACTGCTGCTGAAGCGACACTGTGTCGACTACGTGGAAACAGCATCTCGATGGTTTTTCAGGACCCGACGGAAACGTTGAATCCGGTGTTTTCGGTCGGTGAACAGATCGCTGAATCGGTTCGAATACACGAATCGGGTGGGAAACAGCGTCTGCTAGATTTCCTCGGTGTGTCACCGTTCCGGGATCAGTCAGCGTGGGAGGACGCACACAAGCGCGCTATCGAATTGATGGAGCAGGTTGGCATCCCGAACCCTGCTGCAAGCGTGTCGTCGTTCCCTCACGAGCTTTCAGGCGGGCTCCGACAGCGGGCCGTTCTCGCAACTGCACTCGCAAGTGAGCCCGCGTTATTAATTGCTGACGAGCCGACAACAGCGCTTGACACGACCACACAGGCAGATATCCTTAGGCGATTGCGCTCGCTCCGTGACGAGCAAAACACCAGCATTCTTCTGATCTCCCATGATCTCGGCGTGATTGCACAGACCTGTGACCGCGTCGTGGTACTGTATGACGGACAGGTAATGGAGGCTGGCCCGGTTGAGCGGATACTGACCGCACCGAAACACCCGTACACGAGAGCACTGCTTTCATGTTCTGTCCGCAACGCCGACGCTGACGAGTGCGGGCACTCTGCCCCGGTGCGTCCACAGGACCACACCGGCAGTCACGAGGGCTGTCCATTCGCCGACCACTGTCAGCACGTGACCGACGCGTGTCGTTCGGGCCCGATTCAAACAACGGAGGTCGCGTCGGATCACCGACTGGCCTGTGTGGAAGCGCCGGTCACTGAAGCCCAGTCAGTGTCCGAACAGCAAGAGAGACCAGCAGCTGACGGAGGGCAACAGCATGACACAGCGTAA